A genome region from Euphorbia lathyris chromosome 4, ddEupLath1.1, whole genome shotgun sequence includes the following:
- the LOC136226009 gene encoding polyadenylate-binding protein 2-like isoform X1, which produces MEAEDIAMDGAENNEEVPELDDMKKRLKEMEDEAAALREMQAKVEKEMGSSAQDTAGTASQASKEEVDSRSVFVGNVDYSCTPEEVQQHFQSCGTVNRVTIRTDKFGQPKGYAYVEFLEVEAVQEALLLNESELHGRQLKVTVKRTNVPGMKQFHPRRSNPYMGFPPRGAHMPPYFFSPYGYGKVPRYRMPMRYSPYN; this is translated from the exons CAGAAGATATTGCAATGGATGGAGCAGAGAACAACGAGGAAGTACCG GAGCTGGATGACATGAAGAAGCgcttgaaggagatggaggatgaAGCTGCTGCTCTGCGGGAAATGCAGGCCAAAGTGGAGAAGGAGATGGGTTCTTCTGCGCaag ATACAGCTGGCACTGCATCTCAAGCGAGCAAAGAGGAAGTAGATTCCCGATCAGTGTTTGTTGGAAAT GTTGATTATTCATGCACCCCTGAAGAAGTGCAGCAACATTTCCAATCATGTGGGACTGTAAATAGGGTCACTATCCGTACTGACAAGTTCGGCCAACCAAAGGGTTATGCTTACGTGGAATTCCTTGAGGTAGAGGCTGTTCAAGAGGCTCTCCTTCTCAATGAGTCTGAACTGCATGGTCGCCAATTGAAG GTAACCGTCAAAAGGACTAATGTACCAGGGATGAAGCAGTTTCATCCTCGTCGTTCTAACCCTTACATGGGGTTTCCACCTAGGGGTGCGCATATGCCTCCTTATTTCTTCTCTCCGTATGGATATGG GAAGGTCCCAAGATACAGAATGCCTATGCGTTACAGTCCTTATAATTGA
- the LOC136226009 gene encoding polyadenylate-binding protein 3-like isoform X2, with the protein MEVNARGIYRHVLLMVDYSCTPEEVQQHFQSCGTVNRVTIRTDKFGQPKGYAYVEFLEVEAVQEALLLNESELHGRQLKVTVKRTNVPGMKQFHPRRSNPYMGFPPRGAHMPPYFFSPYGYGKVPRYRMPMRYSPYN; encoded by the exons ATGGAGGTTAATGCTCGGGGAATTTATAGGCATGTGCTGCTTATG GTTGATTATTCATGCACCCCTGAAGAAGTGCAGCAACATTTCCAATCATGTGGGACTGTAAATAGGGTCACTATCCGTACTGACAAGTTCGGCCAACCAAAGGGTTATGCTTACGTGGAATTCCTTGAGGTAGAGGCTGTTCAAGAGGCTCTCCTTCTCAATGAGTCTGAACTGCATGGTCGCCAATTGAAG GTAACCGTCAAAAGGACTAATGTACCAGGGATGAAGCAGTTTCATCCTCGTCGTTCTAACCCTTACATGGGGTTTCCACCTAGGGGTGCGCATATGCCTCCTTATTTCTTCTCTCCGTATGGATATGG GAAGGTCCCAAGATACAGAATGCCTATGCGTTACAGTCCTTATAATTGA